From the Vespa velutina chromosome 16, iVesVel2.1, whole genome shotgun sequence genome, one window contains:
- the LOC124954723 gene encoding DNA mismatch repair protein Mlh3-like isoform X2, whose protein sequence is MEIIEIPPVALNVFDTVLNSLNERASCIAIRIYNKEKKIQVVDNGIGISVHALAGLEDTGKNNIHNSQLHYNLRYDNLRNIFKNFSVISISSRCQNSMETNTKIYRKGLSPIILKVTPRPSIGTTVTIYNYSNSVCAHKQTISMVCFLIANISLNNPKISFSLRDEDNIFLQITKDRESKKILKMLYEEYILQDYIWAIPSTNVLTIQYHGYIGLIKTEEKALHYIFLNNRPVYCTTIINTILDYFIQHLSYHMRMYNVNKETIFFMFFINCPTTEVVVTTKNDKRFMLLYKTRDVLDSVRQFINNIFLDECFIKQLYEYIQFHIPKRIQKIDKSAESQKVHNVLPLCLYKVDHLEKIHKTKKSILYNTNINHNPITVFYTKYGMFLYESIKQGRSVENYIIDIEHLKTGTFTKKKQKLQNINISNNFNSKENVEHINCVNSNSINNVEQTLSGAKQKHNIEKTDHVEDYNCSLSEWSDWSYHTNKVKSDKIEMQNTLYKSKNKNESIEKYYKVFDFLPQKLNNLVQFRPIKLIKTPSFNSIDTSILFNELTYNYQENEKRHQDVNIHPCKFRQYFYEFRLKRTALEFIKVLNQVNNQLIAAVMMYDNIELLLMMDQHAVHERIRYENLLNDYKTSDHKSFQTKKLSIPIIIEVTVNICTLLQWNKKSLDKFGIKLTAINGNTLSIYSIPKCFITNKQYYNDVKLTMIIRNLLNEIVDNIMNGNGINFLPLSIHNAISTEACHGAIKFGELLSVQQCIELFDDLKTTKSPTRCAHGRPSIIPVIELSELKRRCYKNTQKKLNLGRLRTSSR, encoded by the exons ATGGAGATAATAGAAATTCCACCTGTTGCACTAAACGTTTTTGACACG GTTTTAAATTCGTTAAATGAACGTGCATCATGCATAGctatacgtatttataataaagagaaaaaaattcaagtaGTAGATAATGGTATAGGAATATCTGTACATGCATTAGCAGGTTTAGAAGATActggaaaaaataatattcataattcacaattacattataatttaagATACGATAATTTGAGAAAcatatttaagaatttttctgttatttctatttcatcgaGATGTCAGAATTCTATGGAAACTAATACAAAG attTATAGGAAAGGTTTATCtcctattatattaaaagtaacaCCTAGACCATCAATTGGTACAACAGTGaccatatataattattctaacaGTGTATGTGCTCATAAACAAACTATATCTATGGTATGCTTTTTAATagcaaatatttctttaaataatcctAAG atttccttctctcttagagatgaagataatatatttttacaaatcactaaagatagagaatcaaagaaaattttaaaaatgctatatgaagaatatatattacaagatTATATATGGGCTATACCATCTACTAATGTGTTAACTATTCAATACCATGGTTACATTGGATTGattaaaacagaagaaaaagctTTACATTACATTTTCTTGAATAATAGACCAGTCTATTGTActacaattataaatacaatactGGACTACTTCATTCAACATCTAAGTTACCATATGAGAATGTACAATGTcaataaagaaacaatatttttcatgttttttattaattgtccGACAACAGAAGTTGTTGTTACtacaaaaaatgataaaagatttatGTTACTATACAAAACACGTGATGTTTTAGACAGTGTCagacaatttataaataatattttcttagatGAATGTTTCATTAAGCAATTGTatgaatatattcaatttcacATACCGAAACGAAtacaaaaaattgataaatctGCAGAATCTCAAAAGGTACACAATGTTTTACCTTTATGTCTCTACAAAGTAGATCACTTGGAGAAAATTCATAAGActaaaaaatctattttatataatactaatattaatcataatccCATCACAGTTTTTTATACCAAATATGGAATGTTTCTTTATGAAAGTATAAAACAAGGAAGATccgtagaaaattatataattgatatagaACATTTGAAGACAGGtacttttacaaaaaaaaagcaaaaattgcaaaatataaacatttctaataattttaattcaaaagaaaacgtaGAACATATAAATTGTGtaaattcaaattcaattaataatgtaGAACAAACATTGTCTGGtgcaaaacaaaaacataacATAGAAAAAACTGATCATGTAGAAGATTATAATTGCTCTCTTTCAGAGTGGTCTGATTGGAGTTATCATACAAACAAAGTAAAAagtgataaaatagaaatgcaAAATACTCTTTACAagtcaaaaaacaaaaatgaaagtattgagaaatattacaaagttttcgattttcttccaCAAAAGTTAAATAATCTTGTTCAATTTAGacctattaaattaataaaaacaccTTCATTCAATAGTATTGATACGAGCATACTTTTTAATGAGTTAACATATAATTATCAAG aaaacgaaaaacgaCATCAAGATGTAAATATACATCCGTGCAAATttcgacaatatttttatgaatttagattaaaaagaactgcattagaatttataaag GTATTAAATCAagttaataatcaattaatagcAGCCGTAATGATGTATgataatatagaattattgttaatgatgGATCAACATGCTGTTCATGAAAGAATAAGATATGAAAATTTACTTAATG attataaaacaTCAGATCATAAAAGTTTTCAAACTAAAAAACTGTCAAttccaataataatagaagTAACAGTAAATATATGCACTTTGCTTCAATGGAACAAAAAGTCATTAGATAAATTTGGAATAAAGTTAACTGCAATTAATGGGAATACTTTAAGCATATACAGTATACCAAAATGTTTCATAacgaataaacaatattataatgatgtaAAATTGACAATGATAATTCGGAATTtgttaaatgaaattgtaGACAATATTATGAATGGAAAtggtataaattttttacctTTATCTATTCACAATGCCATATCAACGGAAGCATGTCatg GTGCCA
- the LOC124954723 gene encoding DNA mismatch repair protein Mlh3-like isoform X4: MEIIEIPPVALNVFDTVLNSLNERASCIAIRIYNKEKKIQVVDNGIGISVHALAGLEDTGKNNIHNSQLHYNLRYDNLRNIFKNFSVISISSRCQNSMETNTKIYRKGLSPIILKVTPRPSIGTTVTIYNYSNSVCAHKQTISMVCFLIANISLNNPKISFSLRDEDNIFLQITKDRESKKILKMLYEEYILQDYIWAIPSTNVLTIQYHGYIGLIKTEEKALHYIFLNNRPVYCTTIINTILDYFIQHLSYHMRMYNVNKETIFFMFFINCPTTEVVVTTKNDKRFMLLYKTRDVLDSVRQFINNIFLDECFIKQLYEYIQFHIPKRIQKIDKSAESQKVHNVLPLCLYKVDHLEKIHKTKKSILYNTNINHNPITVFYTKYGMFLYESIKQGRSVENYIIDIEHLKTGTFTKKKQKLQNINISNNFNSKENVEHINCVNSNSINNVEQTLSGAKQKHNIEKTDHVEDYNCSLSEWSDWSYHTNKVKSDKIEMQNTLYKSKNKNESIEKYYKVFDFLPQKLNNLVQFRPIKLIKTPSFNSIDTSILFNELTYNYQDYKTSDHKSFQTKKLSIPIIIEVTVNICTLLQWNKKSLDKFGIKLTAINGNTLSIYSIPKCFITNKQYYNDVKLTMIIRNLLNEIVDNIMNGNGINFLPLSIHNAISTEACHGAIKFGELLSVQQCIELFDDLKTTKSPTRCAHGRPSIIPVIELSELKRRCYKNTQVLTLLILYNCFLNG; the protein is encoded by the exons ATGGAGATAATAGAAATTCCACCTGTTGCACTAAACGTTTTTGACACG GTTTTAAATTCGTTAAATGAACGTGCATCATGCATAGctatacgtatttataataaagagaaaaaaattcaagtaGTAGATAATGGTATAGGAATATCTGTACATGCATTAGCAGGTTTAGAAGATActggaaaaaataatattcataattcacaattacattataatttaagATACGATAATTTGAGAAAcatatttaagaatttttctgttatttctatttcatcgaGATGTCAGAATTCTATGGAAACTAATACAAAG attTATAGGAAAGGTTTATCtcctattatattaaaagtaacaCCTAGACCATCAATTGGTACAACAGTGaccatatataattattctaacaGTGTATGTGCTCATAAACAAACTATATCTATGGTATGCTTTTTAATagcaaatatttctttaaataatcctAAG atttccttctctcttagagatgaagataatatatttttacaaatcactaaagatagagaatcaaagaaaattttaaaaatgctatatgaagaatatatattacaagatTATATATGGGCTATACCATCTACTAATGTGTTAACTATTCAATACCATGGTTACATTGGATTGattaaaacagaagaaaaagctTTACATTACATTTTCTTGAATAATAGACCAGTCTATTGTActacaattataaatacaatactGGACTACTTCATTCAACATCTAAGTTACCATATGAGAATGTACAATGTcaataaagaaacaatatttttcatgttttttattaattgtccGACAACAGAAGTTGTTGTTACtacaaaaaatgataaaagatttatGTTACTATACAAAACACGTGATGTTTTAGACAGTGTCagacaatttataaataatattttcttagatGAATGTTTCATTAAGCAATTGTatgaatatattcaatttcacATACCGAAACGAAtacaaaaaattgataaatctGCAGAATCTCAAAAGGTACACAATGTTTTACCTTTATGTCTCTACAAAGTAGATCACTTGGAGAAAATTCATAAGActaaaaaatctattttatataatactaatattaatcataatccCATCACAGTTTTTTATACCAAATATGGAATGTTTCTTTATGAAAGTATAAAACAAGGAAGATccgtagaaaattatataattgatatagaACATTTGAAGACAGGtacttttacaaaaaaaaagcaaaaattgcaaaatataaacatttctaataattttaattcaaaagaaaacgtaGAACATATAAATTGTGtaaattcaaattcaattaataatgtaGAACAAACATTGTCTGGtgcaaaacaaaaacataacATAGAAAAAACTGATCATGTAGAAGATTATAATTGCTCTCTTTCAGAGTGGTCTGATTGGAGTTATCATACAAACAAAGTAAAAagtgataaaatagaaatgcaAAATACTCTTTACAagtcaaaaaacaaaaatgaaagtattgagaaatattacaaagttttcgattttcttccaCAAAAGTTAAATAATCTTGTTCAATTTAGacctattaaattaataaaaacaccTTCATTCAATAGTATTGATACGAGCATACTTTTTAATGAGTTAACATATAATTATCAAG attataaaacaTCAGATCATAAAAGTTTTCAAACTAAAAAACTGTCAAttccaataataatagaagTAACAGTAAATATATGCACTTTGCTTCAATGGAACAAAAAGTCATTAGATAAATTTGGAATAAAGTTAACTGCAATTAATGGGAATACTTTAAGCATATACAGTATACCAAAATGTTTCATAacgaataaacaatattataatgatgtaAAATTGACAATGATAATTCGGAATTtgttaaatgaaattgtaGACAATATTATGAATGGAAAtggtataaattttttacctTTATCTATTCACAATGCCATATCAACGGAAGCATGTCatg GTGCCA
- the LOC124954723 gene encoding DNA mismatch repair protein Mlh3-like isoform X1, with the protein MEIIEIPPVALNVFDTVLNSLNERASCIAIRIYNKEKKIQVVDNGIGISVHALAGLEDTGKNNIHNSQLHYNLRYDNLRNIFKNFSVISISSRCQNSMETNTKIYRKGLSPIILKVTPRPSIGTTVTIYNYSNSVCAHKQTISMVCFLIANISLNNPKISFSLRDEDNIFLQITKDRESKKILKMLYEEYILQDYIWAIPSTNVLTIQYHGYIGLIKTEEKALHYIFLNNRPVYCTTIINTILDYFIQHLSYHMRMYNVNKETIFFMFFINCPTTEVVVTTKNDKRFMLLYKTRDVLDSVRQFINNIFLDECFIKQLYEYIQFHIPKRIQKIDKSAESQKVHNVLPLCLYKVDHLEKIHKTKKSILYNTNINHNPITVFYTKYGMFLYESIKQGRSVENYIIDIEHLKTGTFTKKKQKLQNINISNNFNSKENVEHINCVNSNSINNVEQTLSGAKQKHNIEKTDHVEDYNCSLSEWSDWSYHTNKVKSDKIEMQNTLYKSKNKNESIEKYYKVFDFLPQKLNNLVQFRPIKLIKTPSFNSIDTSILFNELTYNYQENEKRHQDVNIHPCKFRQYFYEFRLKRTALEFIKVLNQVNNQLIAAVMMYDNIELLLMMDQHAVHERIRYENLLNDYKTSDHKSFQTKKLSIPIIIEVTVNICTLLQWNKKSLDKFGIKLTAINGNTLSIYSIPKCFITNKQYYNDVKLTMIIRNLLNEIVDNIMNGNGINFLPLSIHNAISTEACHGAIKFGELLSVQQCIELFDDLKTTKSPTRCAHGRPSIIPVIELSELKRRCYKNTQVLTLLILYNCFLNG; encoded by the exons ATGGAGATAATAGAAATTCCACCTGTTGCACTAAACGTTTTTGACACG GTTTTAAATTCGTTAAATGAACGTGCATCATGCATAGctatacgtatttataataaagagaaaaaaattcaagtaGTAGATAATGGTATAGGAATATCTGTACATGCATTAGCAGGTTTAGAAGATActggaaaaaataatattcataattcacaattacattataatttaagATACGATAATTTGAGAAAcatatttaagaatttttctgttatttctatttcatcgaGATGTCAGAATTCTATGGAAACTAATACAAAG attTATAGGAAAGGTTTATCtcctattatattaaaagtaacaCCTAGACCATCAATTGGTACAACAGTGaccatatataattattctaacaGTGTATGTGCTCATAAACAAACTATATCTATGGTATGCTTTTTAATagcaaatatttctttaaataatcctAAG atttccttctctcttagagatgaagataatatatttttacaaatcactaaagatagagaatcaaagaaaattttaaaaatgctatatgaagaatatatattacaagatTATATATGGGCTATACCATCTACTAATGTGTTAACTATTCAATACCATGGTTACATTGGATTGattaaaacagaagaaaaagctTTACATTACATTTTCTTGAATAATAGACCAGTCTATTGTActacaattataaatacaatactGGACTACTTCATTCAACATCTAAGTTACCATATGAGAATGTACAATGTcaataaagaaacaatatttttcatgttttttattaattgtccGACAACAGAAGTTGTTGTTACtacaaaaaatgataaaagatttatGTTACTATACAAAACACGTGATGTTTTAGACAGTGTCagacaatttataaataatattttcttagatGAATGTTTCATTAAGCAATTGTatgaatatattcaatttcacATACCGAAACGAAtacaaaaaattgataaatctGCAGAATCTCAAAAGGTACACAATGTTTTACCTTTATGTCTCTACAAAGTAGATCACTTGGAGAAAATTCATAAGActaaaaaatctattttatataatactaatattaatcataatccCATCACAGTTTTTTATACCAAATATGGAATGTTTCTTTATGAAAGTATAAAACAAGGAAGATccgtagaaaattatataattgatatagaACATTTGAAGACAGGtacttttacaaaaaaaaagcaaaaattgcaaaatataaacatttctaataattttaattcaaaagaaaacgtaGAACATATAAATTGTGtaaattcaaattcaattaataatgtaGAACAAACATTGTCTGGtgcaaaacaaaaacataacATAGAAAAAACTGATCATGTAGAAGATTATAATTGCTCTCTTTCAGAGTGGTCTGATTGGAGTTATCATACAAACAAAGTAAAAagtgataaaatagaaatgcaAAATACTCTTTACAagtcaaaaaacaaaaatgaaagtattgagaaatattacaaagttttcgattttcttccaCAAAAGTTAAATAATCTTGTTCAATTTAGacctattaaattaataaaaacaccTTCATTCAATAGTATTGATACGAGCATACTTTTTAATGAGTTAACATATAATTATCAAG aaaacgaaaaacgaCATCAAGATGTAAATATACATCCGTGCAAATttcgacaatatttttatgaatttagattaaaaagaactgcattagaatttataaag GTATTAAATCAagttaataatcaattaatagcAGCCGTAATGATGTATgataatatagaattattgttaatgatgGATCAACATGCTGTTCATGAAAGAATAAGATATGAAAATTTACTTAATG attataaaacaTCAGATCATAAAAGTTTTCAAACTAAAAAACTGTCAAttccaataataatagaagTAACAGTAAATATATGCACTTTGCTTCAATGGAACAAAAAGTCATTAGATAAATTTGGAATAAAGTTAACTGCAATTAATGGGAATACTTTAAGCATATACAGTATACCAAAATGTTTCATAacgaataaacaatattataatgatgtaAAATTGACAATGATAATTCGGAATTtgttaaatgaaattgtaGACAATATTATGAATGGAAAtggtataaattttttacctTTATCTATTCACAATGCCATATCAACGGAAGCATGTCatg GTGCCA
- the LOC124954723 gene encoding DNA mismatch repair protein Mlh3-like isoform X3, producing MEIIEIPPVALNVFDTVLNSLNERASCIAIRIYNKEKKIQVVDNGIGISVHALAGLEDTGKNNIHNSQLHYNLRYDNLRNIFKNFSVISISSRCQNSMETNTKIYRKGLSPIILKVTPRPSIGTTVTIYNYSNSVCAHKQTISMVCFLIANISLNNPKISFSLRDEDNIFLQITKDRESKKILKMLYEEYILQDYIWAIPSTNVLTIQYHGYIGLIKTEEKALHYIFLNNRPVYCTTIINTILDYFIQHLSYHMRMYNVNKETIFFMFFINCPTTEVVVTTKNDKRFMLLYKTRDVLDSVRQFINNIFLDECFIKQLYEYIQFHIPKRIQKIDKSAESQKVHNVLPLCLYKVDHLEKIHKTKKSILYNTNINHNPITVFYTKYGMFLYESIKQGRSVENYIIDIEHLKTEWSDWSYHTNKVKSDKIEMQNTLYKSKNKNESIEKYYKVFDFLPQKLNNLVQFRPIKLIKTPSFNSIDTSILFNELTYNYQENEKRHQDVNIHPCKFRQYFYEFRLKRTALEFIKVLNQVNNQLIAAVMMYDNIELLLMMDQHAVHERIRYENLLNDYKTSDHKSFQTKKLSIPIIIEVTVNICTLLQWNKKSLDKFGIKLTAINGNTLSIYSIPKCFITNKQYYNDVKLTMIIRNLLNEIVDNIMNGNGINFLPLSIHNAISTEACHGAIKFGELLSVQQCIELFDDLKTTKSPTRCAHGRPSIIPVIELSELKRRCYKNTQVLTLLILYNCFLNG from the exons ATGGAGATAATAGAAATTCCACCTGTTGCACTAAACGTTTTTGACACG GTTTTAAATTCGTTAAATGAACGTGCATCATGCATAGctatacgtatttataataaagagaaaaaaattcaagtaGTAGATAATGGTATAGGAATATCTGTACATGCATTAGCAGGTTTAGAAGATActggaaaaaataatattcataattcacaattacattataatttaagATACGATAATTTGAGAAAcatatttaagaatttttctgttatttctatttcatcgaGATGTCAGAATTCTATGGAAACTAATACAAAG attTATAGGAAAGGTTTATCtcctattatattaaaagtaacaCCTAGACCATCAATTGGTACAACAGTGaccatatataattattctaacaGTGTATGTGCTCATAAACAAACTATATCTATGGTATGCTTTTTAATagcaaatatttctttaaataatcctAAG atttccttctctcttagagatgaagataatatatttttacaaatcactaaagatagagaatcaaagaaaattttaaaaatgctatatgaagaatatatattacaagatTATATATGGGCTATACCATCTACTAATGTGTTAACTATTCAATACCATGGTTACATTGGATTGattaaaacagaagaaaaagctTTACATTACATTTTCTTGAATAATAGACCAGTCTATTGTActacaattataaatacaatactGGACTACTTCATTCAACATCTAAGTTACCATATGAGAATGTACAATGTcaataaagaaacaatatttttcatgttttttattaattgtccGACAACAGAAGTTGTTGTTACtacaaaaaatgataaaagatttatGTTACTATACAAAACACGTGATGTTTTAGACAGTGTCagacaatttataaataatattttcttagatGAATGTTTCATTAAGCAATTGTatgaatatattcaatttcacATACCGAAACGAAtacaaaaaattgataaatctGCAGAATCTCAAAAGGTACACAATGTTTTACCTTTATGTCTCTACAAAGTAGATCACTTGGAGAAAATTCATAAGActaaaaaatctattttatataatactaatattaatcataatccCATCACAGTTTTTTATACCAAATATGGAATGTTTCTTTATGAAAGTATAAAACAAGGAAGATccgtagaaaattatataattgatatagaACATTTGAAGACAG AGTGGTCTGATTGGAGTTATCATACAAACAAAGTAAAAagtgataaaatagaaatgcaAAATACTCTTTACAagtcaaaaaacaaaaatgaaagtattgagaaatattacaaagttttcgattttcttccaCAAAAGTTAAATAATCTTGTTCAATTTAGacctattaaattaataaaaacaccTTCATTCAATAGTATTGATACGAGCATACTTTTTAATGAGTTAACATATAATTATCAAG aaaacgaaaaacgaCATCAAGATGTAAATATACATCCGTGCAAATttcgacaatatttttatgaatttagattaaaaagaactgcattagaatttataaag GTATTAAATCAagttaataatcaattaatagcAGCCGTAATGATGTATgataatatagaattattgttaatgatgGATCAACATGCTGTTCATGAAAGAATAAGATATGAAAATTTACTTAATG attataaaacaTCAGATCATAAAAGTTTTCAAACTAAAAAACTGTCAAttccaataataatagaagTAACAGTAAATATATGCACTTTGCTTCAATGGAACAAAAAGTCATTAGATAAATTTGGAATAAAGTTAACTGCAATTAATGGGAATACTTTAAGCATATACAGTATACCAAAATGTTTCATAacgaataaacaatattataatgatgtaAAATTGACAATGATAATTCGGAATTtgttaaatgaaattgtaGACAATATTATGAATGGAAAtggtataaattttttacctTTATCTATTCACAATGCCATATCAACGGAAGCATGTCatg GTGCCA